A portion of the Cellulophaga algicola DSM 14237 genome contains these proteins:
- a CDS encoding CoA transferase subunit B, with translation MLDKIGIAKRIAKEVKDGYYVNLGIGIPTLVANYVREDISVEFQSENGVLGMGPFPFEGEEDADIINAGKQTITTLPGASFFDSATSFGMIRGKHVDLTILGAMEVSENGDIANWKIPGKMVKGMGGAMDLVASAENIIVAMMHTNKAGESKLLKKCSLPLTGVGCVKKIVTNLAVLEVTPKGFKLLERAPGVRVEDIIKATEGTLIIEGDVPEMMS, from the coding sequence ATGTTAGACAAAATAGGTATAGCGAAACGTATCGCAAAAGAAGTAAAAGACGGCTATTATGTAAACTTAGGTATCGGGATTCCTACCTTAGTTGCTAATTATGTTCGCGAAGATATAAGTGTAGAATTCCAAAGTGAAAATGGTGTTTTAGGCATGGGACCTTTTCCTTTTGAGGGAGAGGAAGATGCGGATATTATAAATGCTGGCAAACAAACCATTACCACCTTACCAGGAGCGTCTTTCTTTGACTCTGCTACGAGTTTTGGTATGATTCGAGGTAAACATGTAGACCTAACAATTTTAGGCGCTATGGAGGTCTCTGAGAATGGCGATATCGCTAACTGGAAAATTCCTGGTAAGATGGTGAAAGGAATGGGTGGTGCTATGGATCTAGTTGCTTCTGCAGAAAATATTATTGTTGCTATGATGCATACCAATAAAGCTGGAGAATCTAAGCTTTTAAAAAAATGTAGTTTACCCCTTACAGGCGTAGGATGTGTCAAAAAAATTGTAACCAATCTTGCGGTATTAGAAGTTACTCCAAAAGGATTTAAACTTTTAGAACGTGCTCCAGGAGTGCGTGTAGAAGACATTATAAAAGCAACTGAAGGCACACTAATCATTGAAGGAGACGTTCCTGAAATGATGAGTTAA
- a CDS encoding four helix bundle protein, which translates to MRTNNQFEMVSQIFRSETSISTNIREASNTESKRDFIDKFKI; encoded by the coding sequence ATAAGAACCAATAATCAATTTGAAATGGTTTCTCAGATTTTTAGAAGTGAAACATCAATAAGTACAAATATTAGAGAGGCTTCAAACACAGAAAGTAAAAGAGATTTTATTGACAAGTTTAAAATTTAG